DNA from Prunus persica cultivar Lovell chromosome G6, Prunus_persica_NCBIv2, whole genome shotgun sequence:
atcatattttagatttcatactTAAAATTCgaaattaagtttatgatatAGAGCCTTCTTATAATGAAACTCCacacattttaaaattttgatctATTAATAGGAAGATATTAAGAAAACCCTCCTTAAAATCTTTTAGTTAACCATGAATCTAACTTGATTTCATGCGTTAGGAACACCTGGTAGGTTATATGTGCTATCCCATGTTATACTTGGATAGTTGGACCAAATAACATTGCTTCAAAAAGGGACTTGGAAAACTTTGAAGTGTCCATGTAGCGTAAGGTCTACCAAAAGAGGCATCCCTGACTTAGCTAGATAATTAGAATGAGTCTCCAGTTCAACCGAACTAACTGCACTAGCTTTGTCCTAAATAGTACAATCATCCTGACTTGGTTTCTggaaataattaaacaaaacactGTAAACTAAAATGAATTCATGCtcaatatatcaaaatatggaAATGTCAGTTAagtattatctttttctttttgagtcCTACGTTTCTTGGATAATTGACAATTAACCATTCTTGGGGACCATTTCAGGATACGCTTATTCCGTACACATGTCAAGTATAATATACAGCAGATATAGAACGTACCTGCTCAACATCTTTAATTGTTGTGCAGTAAATGATAGTTGAACCATCTCTGCGTACAAATTTTGAAACTTCTTGCACTAGCTCATGAACAAATGATTGACCACGATTGAATGACTTGACACCATAAAACAGATTTGGACGATCAAATGAGCCTATGGTAACGTATGGGTTTTGCATCTTCAAGGAATTAACAATGTCCGTTCGAACCCTGGAATAGTTAAAACCAGAGAAGATGAACCATTGTAGTCTTCCTAACAGAAAAGCCTTAAAAGCAAACTAATGTCAATGGCGAAGAGAATCCAGGTGCAGGATTATTATAGTTTTCACCAATTGGAAAGAGAGTATagtcaaatatatattaagttACAAAAGATCAAAAGAGTAAGGgccaagtaacaaaaaaaattcatctgCCATTATTCCCTTGGCTCTAGTAAATTGCAAAAACATCATAAGAGACTAGTTCACTTCCTAGTTCATACATTTGTTCTGCTAACTTACGAAGTTCCCAGGGTCAGCAGaattaaagaaacaagaagGAGACCAAGGAAAGAAGACACAGATTTCTGTTATGATATATGGTATCGAAAGCAGATAATACAAACTTGCTACGGCAATAGTGTGTTGTAAGTTTTATTGCTTGAATTCTGAGGATGTTAAGTAAAATGAAGCAATACTCAAATCGAAAAGCAAGAGTTGATAAGAACATTAGAagcccagagagagagagagagagagcgagagagagagaaacctaCTTTTCAGTAGCAGTCGCAGTCAAGGCAATAAATGGAACATCAACAAGAATGCCACGTAACTTGTCTAATTTCTTGTATTCCACCCTGTAGAGCGCCAAAGAGAAATCCTCAGAAGATGATTATTACAAGGAACAAAtataggaaaaagaaacaataaacATTATACTAGGTAAAGAGCAAAAGTGCACGGAATTCAGGTAAATGATCAATAAGTGGAGAGCATTATTATTTGTAGTTTGTACCAAGTTCACAAGAAATTTAGGTAAATGATTAATCGGTAGAGAGAGAGctatttgaaaatattataGAGATGGCAACCTGGCACTAAAGGCTCAATAACATTAAGGTAATTGTGGGCATAAAATAAATCATTACAAGGAACAAAGTCAACACATGAACCTCTAGGAGATGAGCAAAAAGACACTTTTTTCAAGGAAGGCATGCATTAAAATAGTAAGTTGGGAACAAGAAACTAGCCCTAGTGCAACTTCAGCTGAAAACTGACATAGGATCAGAATAGGGAACTAAATTTGTTGATCTCAATCCCATTCCTAGCAAGACAGGCTGCAGGATTAGATCACAAGGATGACCATGTAGTCAAATAACTGAGACTGATACCAAAACAAGTTTCACAGGCCAGAGGCCCAGAGTTCATAAACTAAGTCTACAAAAATCAAGCTATTAAGATTTACTATAGAAAGAAGCAATAAAAATCAAACCTGAAATCATGGCCCCACTCCGATATGCAATGTGCTTCATCAACAGCAAACAAACAGATTCCAACACTAAGcaattttgaccagaaactgcaaagAAGACATAAGATTCAGGATACCAATTTCTGTAAGAAAACAAATGCTAGAATATAACATTGACGTCATAATGTCCACTATAATGCTTCCGAGTGTCAATAAAAATCTTGATAATGGAAAAACTATAAAGTTTTCATCCAAAATCATACATACACACATGGGAAGAAATTTCAAACTGGTAAACGGCAAGTAATAAAAGTAGTAAAGTACCTGGCAGGAATCAAACATGCCTTTTCTGGGGTCATgtacaaaatatcaaattgaCCACTTTCAGCTCTGTTCTGGACAGTGGAATCTGTTTGACTACTTCCCATAAACTCAGCTCTGATTCCTCGTTGTTTCAAAGACATTacctttaaacaaaaatttaaaaaagtttaAGATGACATGCAATTACTAATTACTAAGTTTGAACATAAACAGAAGTAAAGCGACATGATTATTAGGCActaatcaacaacaacaacaacaaaagcaacaaGCTTAGTTCACCTGATCCTGCATTAAGGATATAAGAGGGCTCACAACCACACCAGTCTTTCCAACAACCAAAGGAGGCACTTGATAGCTGTCAAAAATCAACCCAATAAATCTAACAGTTCTGAAAGCCTACTAAAACGATAGAGAAAAAGGAGGAGGCTTTACCACAAGGACTTGCCGCTTCCAGTGGCCATGACAATCAATGAGTCGTTTCCCTCTATGATTTTATCTATCACGTCCTTTTGGTATGGCCGAAATGAAGAAAACCCAAAGTATTGCTatacacaaaaaacaaaaattgaaaaactacaaaatgactaaaattgaattttccttttaaagattaaaaaaggaagaagaagataagctCGTCACCTTGAGAACGGCCTGCATGGACTgcatttttatcattttatcaGCTTTTCCGTTTGAGACGATTAGTGTAGTTCAGGACCAGGGAGAAAGAAAtgctttttgagtttttgagcTTTTTTTTTGGCGTTTGAGGTTTTGAGGGCATTAAGTAGACAATATATGTGGCCtcaaaattaattgattaaaGCAATTACCAGTACAGTGCCACCTTCTCCCGCCATTTCTTTGAGGAAGAAATCGGTGCCCACGGCCCAAATAATCACAGAGATTGCCCAAGTTTTGATGATCCAAGCTCCATTTGGGCTTGCAACTAGGGGCCTAAGCCCCAATGTGactattttcttgtttttatttatttatttatttatttaagttgTGGATCAATATCCTAAAAGAGAGATTAAGATGCAAATgatccactagtgtagtgattTTGAGAAATTGCTTCTCAAGCAAGGTCTCGGGCTCAAGTCCTAGTATTCGTATAGTGTGtatgagtttagtatattgtTGTCCCTCTTAATAGGAAAAGtcctcaaaaagaaaaaagagatattAAAATGtgaattatattttgatcATATATTCTATCTTGGGTTCAGTTTGTGGCAAGTGGTAGGTGGACCTACTGATTAGGtctatgtttttaaaaaatttgtgtacGTGACCGTAACACCACGTGAACTAAATAGAATCGTAAACCTTAGCTTAAACTCCACACATCCGAGGCTTAAGACATGAATTTATCATAACTCTGCGAAACAAGCAAAGTCAGCTCACCAGCTTCTGAGCTTAGAAGAGCAGCTATTACATAACCGGATTCTGCAAATATTTCTCTAACTTGGCAAAGTCTGAGCATAACATACCAAATTGTCTCACAAGAGAAAATTTCCACGCCAATTAAGACTTAACTAGCTACATAATGCATAACGTCaaccattttctctcttttggcAAACATAGAAATGATAAAGAAAACATTTCTCTAGCAATCAATGATAAGATCCGATTTTAAGTTAACACAACTAAACTATGATGCTTGGACTCTAATCCAGCTAAAACCATAGCAAACCATCCAATGAGCAAACCATAACTAAACTAGGTTGAAAATATCCAGTGAGAAATAAATTACATATTGCGCTGCAAGTAGGAACATCTACATTCTACAAGAACAACTTTCTGTATTCTTCTGCTTCTTGTGCCATTTCGTCAAGGCTTCTGTCCTTCCTGTCCTTGTCTAAATCAAGCTTTTGCTTTAATtccttctccttttcatctagCTATAATATTGATGAAATACAGAAAGTAAATACAGGAGTCCAAAATGTAGGAATTAGGAAGTGTTCGATAAACAGTGAAATAAATGTCGAATCTTACTGCATCGTAAATCTCATCATTCTCCTTAAAGTCACCACCTTTCCGTGGGATGATATGGATATGAACATGGGGCACAGTCTGTCCAGCTTGGGGTCCATCCTACAGTTCAAACAATGATGATGCAGTTGGCTTTAGGGGACACACAAGCTTGAATATATGAAAGAAAGCAAACCTAAAAGCTTGTAGGAAGTTTTGAAGTACGATCACAATGAGATTTTACATAAGATATCTTGTGGTTTAATAAACAAGTACCTTAGATTCAGGAATAGCTTAGTAACAATAACACATTAAAACATTTAAATGACCCCATCCCTTAAGATCTCAATGGAAAAATAACCGAATACCTGGCCAAACAGATAAACATTGACATCAATCGGAAAAAATTAAAGGTCTTCCATGCTTACTTGAATTGTAAGTGTGAGAGACGATGCTTTGTGGTAGGTCTCAAGCCGACTACCAACCTTTTGCGCTGCGATCCAAAGATCACTGGTCTCATCAGTAGTGAGATCAACAAAGCGCTTCACTTCACGCCTTGGGCAGACAAGCACATGTACATGATGTTAAGTCTATACCAAAGTTGAAGAATCGACAATATTAAGATTATAGTTCTACAACAAAATGGGTATAATTTGCACACATAATTACATGCAAAAGAGGACTAATCAAAACGTTGGGCGGGTATATAGGCACGCAAGTGCAACAATATAAATACACATGATGCTTGGTCATCCTTCAGCCAAATAAGCAGATGAGATAAGCACGCATATAGGTCCACGAAAAACTAGATACAGAGCTGTGGAACAGGCTCTGCCCAAATAAACCagtcaatatattttaatcaaaatgatGCACTTAAAAGCATGCCATTGAGTATTGCAACTAGCAGTCCACTATCGATTACATTTCAGTGCCAAGGAGAAACCATTTTGGCCCAAGAACCAAGCCTGATAAAAAGAAGTTTGAACTCATATCTTGAATTCACAAACATGATTCAATCAATCAAGAAGTTGGAACTCATATGTTGTCTTTTTTCAAGCAAGAAAAggaacaaaagaaataaattttccaacttttttttcttatacaaTATTGCCTTGACTGATATCAAAACAATACTATAATTCAGACCAAAGAAAAGGATATGACCTGCAAAGGCAAAAAGAGAAATGGATCATCAAGTgcctaattttatatttacttTCATGTTTTAATATAGTGCGAGATAAAGATGAATACCAGGAACAACAGGACGCAAGTTGACCAGGGCATAGGATAGATGAGTAGAGTAAAACACTTCCCTGCTGTCAATCTTGTAAGGGCCGAACGTAAATTGCTCCAAAGCCATCTGTATCCATTTTGCAGCCAAAcccaaatcaaattcaaaacaccaacaacaacaacacaacaaaaacaagTCATAGTTGAAATTGGTCTTACCTTGGTGGAGGTTGTGAAGAAGGAAGGATCAGGGATGCCGCTGACTCTTGACGAACGTGTAATGAAACGCCCAACAACACTGGAAGCCACGGTTGAGAGCAGCATTTGCTCTTGGAGTTGAGCTGATACTGATTCCTCTTCTTGGGTTTTGCTCCCTTGGGCCCTATGTTTAATTTTCATAACGTATGGGCCTCGATAAGCATGTTCAAATCCAATGGGCTGGGCACGTGCCTCTCCCTTCTTTATGCCACATAGCCAGTTTAGTCTGGTTGTGGCTCGTCCGCAATGGGATTGCAAATGCAGTTGCTTTGCTTCCTCCATAAGCACATGGAGCATGACATCTCTAATGTCTGCCCTGCCTTCCGttgccttttcttcttcatctgggTTAAGATTAAGAGCGTCCAAAGTGGCTGTGCTACGCTCTTTTACTGGCCTTGCTCCTCCTAAACCCCTTCTCCGCACTATTGCTTCACCAGGTAATTTCTCAACCTCCCTTCCCTTCTACTCTTATTGATATGGAAAATGGGAAATGTTTGTTTTGGATTGTCTTTCTGTGAAGTTTCACCAAAGTACCTTCATTTAGTTGTTCTTGCGgctttggggttttttttattacttgcTTTTGCTGCTTCTTGGGTCCTCTAGTTGTTAAAACCCGTTCCCTTAGCATCCCATCATTAGTTTTGATCTTTTGCTCTATTAACTTGTTAGTGGTTGCAGTATGTTCTGCTATTGATAGTGATATACAAAGTTTGCttaatttcttcctttttggaTAATTTTTGTTAAAGAACCAATGACAAAAGCTTACACTTTATGAAATTAGCCAACAATGTGTGTCAAGGCAAGCCTATACAAAATGCAGACATAAATAGAACATTTGCCTACAGCCTAACTCTAAACCTTGTAATTAACAAATAAGTGGGGAATGGGATGGGAGGTTTCGAACCACACCAGCAACCAGAATTTTGAGCCAACATTGTATAGAGAGGCAACAATTCTTATCCACCTTTTGCCCTATTAGATCACTCATGAAATGCCATCCTCTGTATAACATTTATATGTGCTGCGTTTCAGCATTTTTGGTTCTTTCTCCTTGTTTTATGTGATGGTTTGATGGGACCTGTTTACAAGTGTTCCATTCTtcatcttgaatttttttttttttctacgtTGTTGGCACAGAATTTAGCAGCTTTGAGCATTGTTTTACTACTATTGACAATGGCGGTCGAGTTTTTGCCATGAGACATGGGAGGCGAGTCCCCAAACTCCCCCTGACCAACGCCGGGCACTGCTGCGAGGCCTCACAACTCAGCTTCTTAGACACGGTCGTATCAAAACTAACTAGAGCCAGGGCAAGCGCAATGTGGAAGTACATTGATAAGATGATCACATTGGCAACGGATGGAACTCTTCATAAAAGGAGGGAAGCTCTCGGATTTATCTACGAGAAGCAGATTGTGCATGCCTTGTTTGCAGAGGTTCCAGACAGATATGGGGAGAGGAATGGAGGGTATACAAGAATTGTTAGAACTCTGCCAACAAGGCAAGGGGATAATGCGCCTATGGCCTACATTGAGCTTGTCTAGCTTTTGGCTGCAAACAATCTCTCATGTATTGCCTTCCTCAGTGCAAATATAAGATGTCTAAAGCTTTTCATGCAAACAATCTCTCATGTATTGCCTTCCTCAGTGCAAATATAAGATGTCTAAAGCTTTACATGCAAACAATCGCATAAATTGCTTTTTTGGATGCTTGCAGCTCTGTTCTATTTGTTGTGTCATCTTCAGATTTGTCTTTCCGCTCCTCCTGGCATTTTTTTGCTATAATTGGTGCTCTGCTTGATGTATTTTCTTCCCTCTTGTGGCCATGGATACACATAATCTGCTTGTTCTTTGTGTAAGGATTTGAAGAAATCACAATGCTTAAATATGACAAAATGGATGTCCTACTTGCACCATCTCAGCCATGTGGATGGACCAGGATGTTCAAATCCACAATAAGTTGGTTTTTTGAACTCAATATACAAAGAGAAAACACATAACATAATTGAATCTGCACACAGGGTAACACCCTTAACACAGCAGGTAGTTTTGTCGATCATGGCTCCAGCGTGCAATTACAAACCAGTCATGAACTTTTAGGTTGTCAAATTGTTGTTAACTGGTTGATAGATACAGGCTTAAAACCATTACTGTAAGCGggttgctcttttttttttggcagagTAAGCGGGTTGGTTGGGTTGGTTGGTAATGGAGCTTTATTAAAGCAGAAGAAAGTGTGAAACTACCCTTCTTATTTTTCGTGAACTAACAAACACCCCTTTTTGGTGAAATAGGGGGGAAACCCCAGAAAATAACTAAACACCGCTCATGAGTTCAGGCCTAACAAGATCAAGCAAGTCATCCACCATCAGAGAACTAACCCATActtttcatcttctctttGTTGTTAAGATTGATCTGAGAGTCTGAAGGCATATATTTATTGTTCTCGCAATGAAAACCAAGTGAATTAAGGGAAGCAAAATACAAGAGTAAGAGACAAGGGTGCAATAAAAGAGACAATCCaactataaaaatatgatgacaaatttatttttgttctcttgatgagaaaattttaaaaagtttgaATGTGACAGCAAGGCAACataaaaaacacataaaaagccagggaaaaaaatataaagataataCACATGTTTTTTGTATAATGAAAAGATAAATGTAGATAACACTAGATAAGGTTTTGGCTCTGTTTATTATATCGAAGGAGAAacgggaagaagaagaacaagaacaaggaGAAATGTCAGGCGTGGCAACTCTTGGTCAGGCATGCTGGGCTGCTGCCGGCGTAAAGGTGAAGAAGGCAAAGACCGCCATTTCCCAAGCccaaattcaaaacccaaaacccaaatctTTAGCTCTTCCCTTGTCAGCTAATTGCAGCCGCAACCTCTTCTCCTTCAGCCCCAAAGCCATCACCaaaccctcctcctcctcatccgtCCGTACATCTGTCGCCGCCGTAGACTCCGACCAGCTCAGCTCCTCCGATTCCGCCGAAAAGGTTCAGTCTTTCATATAAAttcaacttttaatttaatgGGTTTTGATTTCTCATCCAAGAAGGCAAGAAcctgttttgaattttgggttttcatcttttttcttaatgCAGCAAAAGGCGAGCAGGTACTATTTCGTTGTTGCGAATGCCAAGTTCATGCTGGACGAGGAGGAGCATTTCCAGGAGCAATTGTGTGAGCGGCTTCGCTACTATGGAGAGCGTAACAGAGAGCAGGACTTTTGGCTTGTGATCGAGCCCAAGTTCTTGGATAAGTTTCCCAACATTACTAAGAGATTAGGAAGACCTGCTGTGGCTTTGGTTTCGACCAATGGACCTTGGATTACGTAAGCACCCGCCACCATTGTCTACTGAGCTTTGCTTGTTTTCAGTTTGGTGTTTTATTTGCTTGCAGCCTCTTGCACTTCATATGCAAGTTCATTTCCATTGTTGCAAGCTAAACATATATTGTTACTTTAATTGGTGATGTACTAGAATCACAGGCTGAACCAAATCAATTGTGCAGGTAACTTTATTATAAGAAGTTGGGTTCATCACTATCATAGAACTCATTGTTAGACGACCATTAGAATCCGAAAGCTTAATCTGTTAGAGAAACGGTATATCAAGCTGACAACGTGTTCGTGTAGAGCCCCATTCTACATGTGCGGAGGTAGACAAAGAGAAGCATAAATGAGCAAATGGGGAATAGAGATTAGAGGTTTTGACCACAATGTTATCAAGCTAAGCCCCAATAGTTTAAGCTGTTAGAGAAATGGAGTAACAATGTCATCAAGCTAACACCTTGACTTATGATAAGTATGACTTTGTACATGATTTAAGTCTTTTGTTTCATAGTGACATTGTACATGATTTAAGTCTATTGTTTAGCTCAAGAAATTACAGAATATGATGTTGGTGATATAAGAAAAATCTTCATGTGGTTGTACATTAGtagaaatatgaaaattatgactCTTAC
Protein-coding regions in this window:
- the LOC18773312 gene encoding bifunctional bis(5'-adenosyl)-triphosphatase/adenylylsulfatase FHIT — encoded protein: MLLSTVASSVVGRFITRSSRVSGIPDPSFFTTSTKMALEQFTFGPYKIDSREVFYSTHLSYALVNLRPVVPGHVLVCPRREVKRFVDLTTDETSDLWIAAQKVGSRLETYHKASSLTLTIQDGPQAGQTVPHVHIHIIPRKGGDFKENDEIYDALDEKEKELKQKLDLDKDRKDRSLDEMAQEAEEYRKLFL
- the LOC18774506 gene encoding uncharacterized protein LOC18774506, giving the protein MSGVATLGQACWAAAGVKVKKAKTAISQAQIQNPKPKSLALPLSANCSRNLFSFSPKAITKPSSSSSVRTSVAAVDSDQLSSSDSAEKQKASRYYFVVANAKFMLDEEEHFQEQLCERLRYYGERNREQDFWLVIEPKFLDKFPNITKRLGRPAVALVSTNGPWITFMKLRLDRVLAESFEAESLEEALASTPTNIEFEKPEKWVAPYSKYESGWWGPFLPPGSNEEAKV